The window TTCCTTCTTCCTTGAGTAATATTTTTCCCATCATTATCCATATTACCATATAAACTTAAAAATTAGAATTGCATTAATTGTTAATTTATTTATTTTACAGGCTTTTTGATGAAGTTTTCTGCTACATTAGTTTAATAAGAAATTAAGGCTTTCTGAACAGCTCAATAATCATCAAGTATAGCAAGCGTTAGCCCAATAAAGAAAAAAAGAGTTGCTTATGCAACTCAACGATATTTAATTAACACCACCGTCGTTGAAGAAGAAAAAGTGGCTTATTCAACAATCGCGTCCGATTGATGAATATCTTTTTTATTCTTGTCTTGTAATTTATCTTGCTGCACAGCAAAAAATCTTCGAACTGGGATATTTATATAAAAGAACAACCCCATAATGAGAATCGCGAAAATCCACCCTGCGATTTGTTTATAAATCAACATTCCACCATAACCATCAATTCCATACTTTTTAAGTAGAAATACTGTTAATCCTGCCATAAATAGACCTCTGACAATGAAAACAACCTGAATGAATTGAAACCATATAAAGATTCCTTTTTGAAAAAATAATGTTGTACTGTCCTTTCGTGCATAACCTTGCAAATAAGCAAAATCAACAGCAAAGTATAAAGAAAAAGGACGCTTAAAAATCAAAGCAATAAAGTAAATAACTGTATAAAACAGACCTAAATATACCCCATTCCATATCATTTGCTCTGCTGATCCTGATATCAGATTAATAGCGGTTCCTAGTGCCAATGAGCCTATGATAAATAATCCTGTTATGTTAAATTGCTTATCTAATATAAATCGATAACAGGTATAAACAAATCCCGGAATTGTTGAAATCAGCATTGCTGCATAATCTCCAAAAGGTTCCTTCCCATAATTCCATATAATATAAGGTAATGCTGCATAAAAAATCAAATCCAATAAAATTAACCTTTTGTTTGAACGTTGTCTTTTTACCATATCCCCCTCCATTTATCCCCATACAGCTTCGCACTTATTTATACATATATGCGCTTTAACTATATAATTTTACCCGATTGACGAATAAGCAAAACATTATTCTTATACTAAACTGCACCTTTAGTTTAATAAGAAAAAAGCTGTCTAAGCTGAGCTGCTCAACGCTCTTCAAGTAATGCACCGCGTTTGCTTAATAAACTATTTTATGTTTTAACAGACCTTTTTATAAAATATAAGGGTTGTGTTATCGTTTAATTTCTTGCTTACTCCTGTTTTTCTATAACCCATTTTTTCGTATAAATAACAATTTCGTTCTTCCTCTAAGATTGTAGCTAATTCCCACGTAGTTGCTTGAGGGAACATACCTTCAATTAAATTTATAACCAACTGAGCTATCCCTTTTCCTTGGTGAGTAGGCAAAATAAACATAGGACTGATCCAAAACTGTACGTCTTCTCTCCAAAAAACAAAGATAGCTCCCACAAGCATATTATCCGCTACTATCTTGTAAAAACTACCATTATGTTGATTTATTCTTGATATTACTTTATCAATAGTTTCATTTGCTGGGTTTGTTTTGTAATCCTCATACTTATTCAACAAAGGCATAAAGGCTTTAACCTGAAGATCAAAAATAGCTTGTGCATCGATTTCAATTGCTTTATCCAATCTAAGTTCCATTATTTTCACCTTCTTTATATTTTTAATGAAACAGTAACGTTTTCATTTATACATCCAAGTTATGTAACATTTTCGCAATAACTGAACATTTTTTGATTGCCCATTTGTAATGGTCAACTGTATTCGCTGCAAAATAACTATAAAGGTTACTTGTTTTTGACCATTTATACTGTTTTTTCATGATGATTTCTTCATATGTATGAGATTCAATTAATTGGACAACACGCCTATGACTTAGTGTCACTTTTTTTATTGCATTTGTTAGTGATTCGTCCTGGTAGTTTGTCCAAATTTGATCGTTTAATTTACCTAGCGTACGCCACTTATAACCCGGTGCTGGCATTGCAGGGGTATCGCCATTCATCCCTTCGTTGTACCATCGTTCAAGCATCGCATGCCATTCATATAAATGCATGAGAATGTCACGAAAGTTTTTATCACGATCTGTTATATCAACAGAAAGTTTTCGTTTACGTGTTGGAACACTTTCGATAATTGTAAATAATTGATCAAAGCTTTCCTGGATTGCTATTAAAAAGAGTTCTTTTGAATTAACTGTCGGCATCTCTATTCTCCATTCTCCTATTATCCCTTTGAAAAAAAGTTTGATTTTTTTAGACATCCTTATTTCACTACCCTCCTCTGTTAGTGAAGTTTTTATTTTTCTATGTATACTCTTTCTAGTAATTTAGAAATAATCCCTTTATAAAATAATATTTTTGGAGGTATGTATTTTGTAAATATCAAAAGCATGGGAAACTAATGAATCTAAAAAGAGTATTGAAGGTTTTTCTCGTCTATACCATCGTTTAAAATTTCTTTTTTAGTTATGAGAAAGAGAATCTCTCAGTATAATAGACTAAATTTTATTCAACAAGATTTGAGGTGAGTTCCTATGTTTTCAATACTGCTAGCTATAAGCATTGGAGCCGTTTTTGCTATGCAAACAGCTATCAATGCTCAATTACGAAAAGTTGTGATTTCTCCTTTTTTAGCTTCAATGCTATCATTCGCTGTAGGGTTCATCTTCTTAGCTATCACAATATTAGTTAGTGGTTTACCATTAGGTATTCCATTAGAGTTATTCTCAAGCCAACCTATTTTTATTTGGCTAGGGGGGATTTGTGGTGCAATTGCTATAACCACCAATATACTTTTATTCCCTAAATTAGGAAGTGTACAAACATCTATAATACCAATTTTGGGAATAACCTTGATGAGTATGTTAATAGATAATTATGGTTGGTTTAAATCCATTCCATATTCTTTCGGCTTGAACCGAGTCATTGGGGTTTTACTGGTCATAATAGGTGTTTTTTTTGCTGTGGCTATACCGAGAATGAAAACTAAACAAAATCCTTCCGAAGCAGCTATGAAAAACATGTTAAATCAATGGATTTGGCGTTTAGTAGGCATAATAGCAGGAATGTTACTGGCTATACAAATTGCTATCAATGGTCAGTTAGGGCTAGTTCTGAACTCTCCTTCCCACGCAGCCTTTGTTTCATTTTTTGTAGGTACTATTACGTTAATTATGGTTGTTGGGGCAATGGACCGTTCTTACACAAATATTAAAGAGCCTATTAAGCAGTCAGCTCCTTGGTGGGTATGGACTGGAGGTATACTAGGAGGGTCTTATGTCCTGATAAATGTATATCTTGTTGATCAAATCGGAAATGGACAAACTGTAGTCCTTGCTTTATTTGGTCAAATCACTGGTAGCTTGATAGTAGAGAAATTCGGTTTGTTTAACTCTTTAAAAAAACCAATTAAACTAATACAAATATTCGGTTTAATCGTTATGATAGTTGGTGTCTTTTTAATCCAGATATTCTAAATAACTTCATTATACGTTCTTTTGGGGAAGCACTTAACTTCTTTAAAAAGGTATACTTTTAAAACACTCTAAAAGTATACTTTTAGAGTGTTTGTATAATATCCTAAAATAATTTTAAACGTATACAATCATTTCCCTCTCTTTGTAAATAGTAAACATTCTTCATCTTGATAAAATTAAATCCTCAGGTAATTCTGGAGAAATCCATCCAAAAAGGGAGTCGCTACGTTCCTTCAGGTATTGTGTAGTAATGTTATTTAAAAGAAAATAAAAAACATTTACTGTACCTTCGCCAAGCTCTGTCGTCTCCCACTGTCGTTGAATTTTTCTTTCGATAATTTGGTCTTCAATTTCTGCAATTAATTCATCTACAATTGCTAGCCACAATTCTTCATCATCTATTAAAAGCCAAATTCTAATATGTAAAATAAAGATTGCTTAATAATTCTGTGTTGATATGCCGAATTTCTTCTTATTCCACTATGGTCAATATTTGGAAAAATCCCGAAATATAGTATGTAATTTTTGATATAATTACATATAACAATATATATTAAGGAGTGACTATATGAAAAAATTACTTATAGTAACAAGTTATTTAGGCTTTTTTATATTAGGAGGTTTAACCTTTACTTACCTCTCAACAACGGAAGCAGCAAGCAATATGAAAAAGATTAGCGTATTTCAAGATAAAATCAATTACTATGTAGATAAGGTTGAAAAAAAACCACTCGAGGGTCAATCTGGCTTTATTTATGAAGGTACTACTTATGTTCCAATGCGTTTTATTGCTGAGTCTTTAGGGGAAAAAGTGACATGGGATGGAAAATCAAAATCCGTATATATTGGTAATGTTCCAAAATTCATCTCTTTAAAAGATGTAAAACCTATTGGGAGTGATGAAGACCACTTCTTCCATTACCCAAGCACTATTATTATTAGTACCGGAGAAAAGTTTGAACAATCCTATCAACTTGGTGGATATCATGGTGGGGGGGCTGTACAAGATCATACAGTTGAATACTTAGCTAATGGAAATTACAAAGGATTCGAAACATATTTAGCACCAGTTAAAAAGCTAGTGGCGGGCTCTTTCGGCATAGGTTCTATGAAAATTTACGCAGATAATAAATTGATTTATGATAGTGGATCGATAAAAGAAAAGGTAAAGGTTAATGTTAATTTAGACGGTGCTTCAAAAGTAAAATTTGAAATTGAAGGCAGTGGTTTAGGTATATTAGACCCTAAACTTATTCAATAATTTAACAAAGTAAATATAGAAGAATCTGAAACCTAAAAGAAGTTTTTATAATGGAGTTCCATTATACGATTGAATTTTTTTAAAACAGATTCTTCTTTTCTCGCAAATCAGGTTTTATCGGCTCATTTAATCTAACTTCATTTCAACCCAACAAGACAATGACCTTTTCCGCAACATTTAATGTAGTAATGTACGCTTAAGTCATCAATTGTTCATTTAAGTATATGGCTCTCCTAATGCAAAACGATAAGGATTACAAAAGGAGCCATTTCCTTTTTGTACAGCATTTAACTCTTTCCAGCTACATTTTCAGTTGAAATCGAGGTGTCACCATAGGCAGACATTTAGATAATTCCACAATGTTTTCATTGGATGCAGCAATCCATTTATGTAAATAAAAGAACTGAGTGAGAAATAAAGCTCAGTTCTTTTGCAGAAATCCAGTTTCATAAATGTACGATTATATTATTTCCGTACACCTACAAAATTAAAGGCAGCTTAATGCCATAACGTTGCTATAAATTTGTAAGTCAATATAGTTGCTAGTTTATTAGACATTGAAAATTCACATAGAAATCATAGAGCTAGTCACAGGCTAAATAAGAAAAAACGCCTTCCTTATGAAGACTGTTTCATCCTTACGTGTCCTGTGATGATATCCATTTATTAATCATAAAACCCTAAAATCTTTCATACTTTCTCCAAGAATATAGTGGGAAAACCACATCAAATTCTGCTTCATAATAGCCACATTAATTCCTGGCTGGTCCGAACTATATGCCATTCCTTTAAAAATAACTAATTCTGTATCAACTTCCATATCCCTTAATCCTTGATATAGCTCATATGCATTCGGAGCAGGAATTCTTGCATCCTTTTCACCATGTTGGATTAAAGTGGGCGTACAGGATGATTTAATATATGTCATTGGTGATGTTTTAGTATATATCTCTGGATCATTCCATGGATTATTTCCTAAATACATCTTAATAAAGTAAGGTATATCTGTATTTACATAATGGGTACTCCAATTAGTAATTCCACCTCCAACTGAAATAGCTTTAAACCTACTACTAAATGTAGAACAGAAAGCTGATATATATCCCCCGTTGCTCCACCCCATAACCCCTACTCTATCTTTATCTGCAATCCCATTGTCAACTAGTTTATCCACTCCAGATATAATATCGTCGTAGTCAGCAATTCCCAGTTTTCTATAGTTTGCTTTTAAGAATTCATTACCATAACCAGAACTTCCCCTGTAGTTTGGTTCTAAAATGATAAAGCCTTTTTCGATAAACTGTTCAATAGGATACTTCTCATTAAAACAGTCTGAAAATATTGGAAATGATGCCCAAGCCGGACCACCATGGATCACCACTAATAAGGGATATTTTTTATTTGCGTCAAACTCTACTGGGGTTGATAAAACTCCCTCTATTTCAAGACCATCACTACTTTGCCATGAGATTATTTCCCTGTTACTTTTAAGCTTTCCTTTGAAATAACTATTTTCATTCGTTATTTTTTTATCGTCTAAATAGATTTCAAAGGTTTCATTTGTTATTGCCTTACTATAGGATATATAATTTCCATCCCTTGTTATAGAAGCATCCATTATAAAGCCATCTACTTTTTCGCTTAACATTTCCACAGTGCCATTCTCAGATAACAACCCAATAAGATAATTAGTTTTATTCTGCCATCTAATTAAAATTCCTTTAGCTGTCCACCGTATTGGAATAACCGAACTGTCAAAATCTATTAAAGGTTGAATTAGCTCTCCATTATTAATATCATATATTTCTAGTGTACTGTCTTGAATATGGGTCTTATAATAATCCTTCTCCCTTATGCTTGCTGAATAACATATTTTGCTGCCTTCAGGAGAAAAGCAAACGCTCCCTCCCAACAACTTAT is drawn from Solibacillus sp. R5-41 and contains these coding sequences:
- a CDS encoding VC0807 family protein — encoded protein: MVKRQRSNKRLILLDLIFYAALPYIIWNYGKEPFGDYAAMLISTIPGFVYTCYRFILDKQFNITGLFIIGSLALGTAINLISGSAEQMIWNGVYLGLFYTVIYFIALIFKRPFSLYFAVDFAYLQGYARKDSTTLFFQKGIFIWFQFIQVVFIVRGLFMAGLTVFLLKKYGIDGYGGMLIYKQIAGWIFAILIMGLFFYINIPVRRFFAVQQDKLQDKNKKDIHQSDAIVE
- a CDS encoding GNAT family N-acetyltransferase, whose amino-acid sequence is MELRLDKAIEIDAQAIFDLQVKAFMPLLNKYEDYKTNPANETIDKVISRINQHNGSFYKIVADNMLVGAIFVFWREDVQFWISPMFILPTHQGKGIAQLVINLIEGMFPQATTWELATILEEERNCYLYEKMGYRKTGVSKKLNDNTTLIFYKKVC
- a CDS encoding ClbS/DfsB family four-helix bundle protein codes for the protein MSKKIKLFFKGIIGEWRIEMPTVNSKELFLIAIQESFDQLFTIIESVPTRKRKLSVDITDRDKNFRDILMHLYEWHAMLERWYNEGMNGDTPAMPAPGYKWRTLGKLNDQIWTNYQDESLTNAIKKVTLSHRRVVQLIESHTYEEIIMKKQYKWSKTSNLYSYFAANTVDHYKWAIKKCSVIAKMLHNLDV
- a CDS encoding DMT family transporter, which gives rise to MFSILLAISIGAVFAMQTAINAQLRKVVISPFLASMLSFAVGFIFLAITILVSGLPLGIPLELFSSQPIFIWLGGICGAIAITTNILLFPKLGSVQTSIIPILGITLMSMLIDNYGWFKSIPYSFGLNRVIGVLLVIIGVFFAVAIPRMKTKQNPSEAAMKNMLNQWIWRLVGIIAGMLLAIQIAINGQLGLVLNSPSHAAFVSFFVGTITLIMVVGAMDRSYTNIKEPIKQSAPWWVWTGGILGGSYVLINVYLVDQIGNGQTVVLALFGQITGSLIVEKFGLFNSLKKPIKLIQIFGLIVMIVGVFLIQIF
- a CDS encoding stalk domain-containing protein; this encodes MKKLLIVTSYLGFFILGGLTFTYLSTTEAASNMKKISVFQDKINYYVDKVEKKPLEGQSGFIYEGTTYVPMRFIAESLGEKVTWDGKSKSVYIGNVPKFISLKDVKPIGSDEDHFFHYPSTIIISTGEKFEQSYQLGGYHGGGAVQDHTVEYLANGNYKGFETYLAPVKKLVAGSFGIGSMKIYADNKLIYDSGSIKEKVKVNVNLDGASKVKFEIEGSGLGILDPKLIQ
- a CDS encoding S9 family peptidase, whose product is MKMNEKTYLSIDEIISLPTLSGTNISDNGKNVAFVKKTTNWKDNKYRNHVWIYEKDKGQCYLLTTGDIDCTYPLWSPDSRNIAYLSPIGDGDNKKNQIFVKSIDGNSGVQITDEKEGVSKFKWEPTGKGLYYIAQSKESEAIKKRKELYGDFHYVGKEYQNSCLYYIEIEKVLQNDKYKHEKSIVYQLTDGKDFHIHEFDISNDGKKAVFMATSSPNMGDYINGDLFILDIKARVLQKMNIDKLLGGSVCFSPEGSKICYSASIREKDYYKTHIQDSTLEIYDINNGELIQPLIDFDSSVIPIRWTAKGILIRWQNKTNYLIGLLSENGTVEMLSEKVDGFIMDASITRDGNYISYSKAITNETFEIYLDDKKITNENSYFKGKLKSNREIISWQSSDGLEIEGVLSTPVEFDANKKYPLLVVIHGGPAWASFPIFSDCFNEKYPIEQFIEKGFIILEPNYRGSSGYGNEFLKANYRKLGIADYDDIISGVDKLVDNGIADKDRVGVMGWSNGGYISAFCSTFSSRFKAISVGGGITNWSTHYVNTDIPYFIKMYLGNNPWNDPEIYTKTSPMTYIKSSCTPTLIQHGEKDARIPAPNAYELYQGLRDMEVDTELVIFKGMAYSSDQPGINVAIMKQNLMWFSHYILGESMKDFRVL